One window from the genome of Deltaproteobacteria bacterium encodes:
- the galU gene encoding UTP--glucose-1-phosphate uridylyltransferase GalU, whose translation MQKVRKAIFPAAGLGTRFLPATKASPKEMLPLVDKPMIQYVVEEAVAAGIEHIIMITGRGKRAIEDHFDRNVELEFYLESKGKTKALHTIEEIANMVDFVYVRQKEPLGLGHAVLCARELIGDEPFAVLLGDDIIDADVPSLGQMMKVHEEYGASVLALQEVPRDQIHLYGVIGGEKVGEGVYQVREMVEKPPQAQAPSNLAIIGRYILTPRVFEFLEGQEKGVGGEIQLTNALQRLAEVEPVYGYIFDGKRYDAGSKIGFLEATVELGLKNAELGPAFKDYLKGLNLDAF comes from the coding sequence ATGCAGAAGGTGCGGAAAGCGATCTTCCCGGCAGCGGGTCTGGGGACCCGTTTTCTTCCGGCGACCAAGGCTTCTCCCAAGGAGATGCTTCCGCTGGTCGACAAACCGATGATCCAGTATGTTGTGGAAGAAGCCGTGGCAGCGGGGATTGAGCATATCATTATGATCACGGGCCGGGGAAAACGGGCGATTGAGGATCATTTTGATCGCAATGTCGAATTGGAATTCTATCTTGAATCGAAGGGGAAAACAAAGGCCCTCCACACGATTGAAGAAATTGCCAACATGGTCGATTTCGTCTATGTCCGCCAGAAGGAACCCCTCGGGCTGGGCCATGCAGTTCTTTGTGCCCGGGAGCTGATCGGGGATGAACCCTTTGCCGTGCTCTTGGGTGATGATATTATTGATGCCGACGTTCCTTCTCTCGGACAGATGATGAAGGTTCACGAGGAGTATGGTGCCTCCGTGCTGGCCCTTCAGGAAGTTCCGCGGGATCAGATTCATCTCTATGGTGTGATCGGCGGCGAAAAGGTGGGCGAGGGGGTCTACCAGGTTCGTGAAATGGTGGAAAAACCCCCGCAAGCGCAGGCGCCCTCCAATCTTGCGATCATCGGACGCTATATTCTGACCCCCAGGGTCTTCGAGTTTCTGGAGGGGCAGGAAAAGGGAGTGGGCGGGGAGATCCAGTTGACCAACGCCCTGCAACGACTGGCCGAGGTGGAGCCGGTCTACGGGTATATCTTTGACGGGAAACGATACGATGCCGGGAGCAAGATCGGATTTTTAGAGGCAACGGTGGAACTTGGTCTCAAAAACGCCGAACTGGGTCCGGCCTTTAAGGACTATCTGAAGGGACTGAACCTTGATGCCTTTTGA
- a CDS encoding ATP-binding protein: protein MILLGPGAVADKLRLLESRTIVFDELHKYPHWKNFIKGFYDTYAKNRFHIVVTGSARLDLYRKGADSLMGRYFLYRMHPLSVAEVIHAGLREHEITAPARIRKDDFSALIRFGGFPEPYLKRNSRFYNRWKRTRLKLLFREDLRDTTKIYEVGQVELLAELLRQQAGQLTNFAALARKIRASQDSIRRWVSALESLYYCFTIRPWSRNISRSLLKGPKTFLWDWSLVDDEGTRNENFVASHLLKAVQWWVDNGFGDYELYFLRTKDQREVDFLVTKNREPWFLVEVKTSAGQALSRNLDYFQTRTGAKHAFQLSMNADFIDADCFEIPYPITVPGQTFLSQLV from the coding sequence TTGATCCTCCTGGGTCCGGGAGCCGTGGCCGACAAGCTAAGACTACTGGAAAGCCGAACCATCGTCTTTGACGAACTTCACAAGTATCCTCACTGGAAGAACTTCATCAAGGGATTCTACGACACCTACGCAAAGAACCGTTTTCATATTGTTGTGACCGGAAGCGCGCGGTTGGACCTTTACCGGAAGGGAGCTGACAGCCTGATGGGACGTTACTTCCTTTACCGGATGCACCCTCTATCTGTCGCAGAGGTCATTCACGCAGGGCTCCGGGAGCATGAGATCACTGCCCCGGCAAGGATCCGGAAAGATGATTTCAGCGCCCTGATACGTTTCGGCGGATTCCCCGAGCCCTACCTGAAAAGAAATTCCCGGTTTTACAATCGATGGAAACGCACACGGCTTAAATTACTGTTTCGTGAAGATTTAAGAGACACGACAAAAATCTATGAGGTAGGACAGGTGGAATTGCTGGCCGAACTGCTCCGGCAGCAAGCAGGGCAGCTTACAAACTTTGCGGCGCTGGCAAGAAAGATCCGCGCATCTCAGGACTCCATCCGAAGATGGGTATCCGCGCTGGAATCGCTTTACTATTGCTTTACCATCCGACCGTGGAGCCGTAACATCTCCCGAAGCCTGCTGAAGGGCCCCAAAACCTTTCTCTGGGACTGGTCGCTTGTAGATGACGAAGGGACAAGAAACGAAAATTTCGTCGCCTCTCATCTATTGAAGGCTGTTCAGTGGTGGGTGGACAACGGCTTCGGCGATTATGAGCTCTACTTTCTGCGGACCAAAGATCAACGGGAAGTGGATTTCCTGGTTACAAAAAACCGGGAACCATGGTTTCTTGTTGAAGTGAAGACCTCCGCCGGCCAGGCCTTAAGCAGGAATCTGGACTATTTCCAGACACGGACAGGCGCCAAACATGCTTTTCAGCTCTCGATGAATGCAGATTTTATCGATGCCGACTGCTTTGAGATTCCTTACCCCATCACCGTTCCCGGGCAGACATTCCTTTCCCAACTCGTGTAA
- the lon gene encoding endopeptidase La, whose translation MSDEQTIDSKEEKEDEEITIPEEIPLLPVRDVVVFPFMILPLFVGREVSIRAIDEALSRDRLILLSTQKRVDDEDPAQEDIHTIGTVATIMRMLKLPDGRIKILVQGLTKARISRFLTNRPFFKVVIEKIQEKVLPEVTVEVEALIRNVKEQLESMVSLGKMILPDILIIAENIDDPGRLADLITSNIGLKVDQAQEILELTDAVQRLQKVNEYLNKEIELLSVQQKIQAEAKGEMDKIQREYFLREQLKAIQKELGEVDERAEEINDLREKIEKAKMPAKVLPEAEKQLRRLEKMHPDSAEASTVRTYLEWLIDMPWSKSTRDVLDIAKARTILDEDHYDLEKVKDRILEYLSVRKLKKKMKGPILCFVGPPGVGKTSLGRSIARALGRKFVRISLGGVRDEAEIRGHRRTYVGALPGRVIQGIKQAGTHNPVFMMDEIDKLGSDFRGDPSSALLEVLDPEQNNSFSDHYLNVPFDLSNVMFITTANLLDPIPSALRDRMEVLSLAGYTHEEKLKIARQYLIPRQLEEHGITEKTLSISDPAILDLISHYTLEAGLRNVEREIAGLCRKVARKVAEGKDRKYLITANNLHKYLGPPRYLPEMEMEDNQVGVATGLAWTQSGGDLIFIEATRMRGKGGLVLTGQLGDVMKESAQAAMSFIRSRAHKLGIKESAFAQSDIHVHVPAGAIPKDGPSAGITIATALASVFTDRIIKKSLAMTGEVTLRGRVLPIGGLREKSMAALRAGIQQVIIPRKNEKDLLELPPKVKKNLEFIPVERMDEVLDIALLPAGKGRRKNTAGKTAARSKSAPAKKTVKKKTGPLKKTVVRKKTAGKRSKK comes from the coding sequence ATGTCGGACGAGCAGACCATCGATTCGAAAGAAGAAAAAGAAGATGAAGAGATTACCATTCCCGAAGAGATTCCTCTTCTGCCGGTTCGGGATGTGGTGGTCTTTCCATTTATGATTCTCCCCCTTTTCGTGGGGCGGGAGGTTTCAATCCGGGCCATTGACGAGGCACTTTCCCGGGATCGTCTGATCCTGCTCAGCACACAGAAACGGGTGGACGATGAGGACCCGGCGCAGGAGGATATCCATACCATCGGGACGGTGGCCACCATTATGCGGATGTTGAAACTTCCCGACGGAAGAATCAAGATCCTGGTACAGGGACTGACCAAGGCCCGGATTTCCCGGTTCCTCACAAACCGGCCCTTTTTCAAAGTGGTGATTGAGAAAATACAGGAAAAGGTCCTGCCGGAAGTGACGGTGGAGGTGGAGGCCCTGATCCGGAATGTGAAGGAACAGTTGGAGAGCATGGTCTCGCTGGGGAAGATGATCCTTCCGGATATTTTGATCATTGCAGAAAATATTGATGATCCGGGCCGGCTGGCCGATTTGATTACGTCCAATATCGGGCTGAAGGTCGATCAGGCCCAGGAGATCCTTGAATTGACCGACGCCGTGCAGCGGTTGCAAAAGGTCAATGAATATCTGAACAAGGAGATTGAACTCCTCTCGGTCCAGCAGAAGATCCAGGCTGAAGCCAAGGGCGAAATGGATAAGATCCAGCGGGAATACTTTCTGCGGGAACAGCTCAAGGCGATTCAGAAGGAATTGGGCGAGGTGGATGAGCGGGCTGAGGAGATCAATGATCTGCGTGAAAAGATCGAGAAGGCCAAGATGCCGGCCAAGGTCCTTCCGGAAGCGGAAAAACAGCTTCGCCGGTTGGAGAAGATGCATCCCGACTCCGCCGAAGCATCTACGGTACGGACCTATCTGGAGTGGCTCATCGATATGCCCTGGAGCAAGTCCACCCGGGATGTGCTGGATATTGCCAAAGCCAGGACCATTCTGGATGAGGACCATTACGATCTGGAGAAGGTGAAGGACCGTATCCTCGAATATCTGAGTGTCCGGAAACTCAAGAAAAAAATGAAAGGGCCGATTCTCTGCTTTGTCGGTCCTCCCGGTGTCGGGAAGACCTCACTGGGGCGTTCCATTGCACGTGCTCTCGGACGGAAGTTCGTCCGGATTTCCCTCGGCGGTGTCCGGGATGAGGCGGAGATCCGGGGACACCGGCGAACCTACGTGGGGGCGCTGCCGGGCCGAGTGATCCAGGGGATCAAACAGGCGGGGACGCACAACCCGGTCTTTATGATGGATGAGATCGACAAGTTGGGCTCAGATTTCCGGGGAGACCCCTCCTCGGCACTTTTGGAGGTCCTCGATCCGGAACAGAACAATTCTTTTTCCGATCATTACCTGAATGTTCCTTTTGATCTGTCGAATGTTATGTTTATTACCACGGCAAACCTGCTCGACCCGATTCCATCGGCCCTGCGGGACCGGATGGAAGTTCTCTCCCTTGCCGGCTACACGCATGAAGAGAAACTGAAGATTGCACGGCAGTACCTGATCCCCCGCCAGTTGGAAGAACACGGCATTACGGAGAAAACCCTGTCGATTTCCGATCCGGCGATTCTTGACCTGATCTCCCATTACACCCTGGAGGCCGGCCTTCGGAACGTTGAGCGGGAGATTGCCGGCCTCTGCCGAAAGGTTGCTCGCAAGGTCGCTGAGGGGAAGGATAGAAAGTATCTGATCACTGCGAACAACCTTCACAAGTACCTGGGCCCCCCCAGGTACCTTCCGGAAATGGAGATGGAAGACAACCAGGTCGGCGTTGCCACCGGTCTGGCCTGGACACAGAGCGGCGGAGACCTGATCTTTATCGAGGCGACCCGGATGCGGGGAAAAGGGGGGCTGGTCCTGACGGGACAGTTGGGAGACGTCATGAAGGAGTCCGCCCAGGCGGCGATGAGTTTTATCCGTTCCCGTGCACACAAACTCGGCATCAAAGAGTCGGCTTTTGCCCAGAGCGATATCCACGTTCATGTGCCGGCCGGAGCCATTCCCAAGGATGGGCCTTCTGCGGGGATTACCATCGCGACGGCGCTGGCTTCGGTCTTTACGGACCGAATCATCAAGAAGAGTCTGGCCATGACGGGTGAGGTCACTCTTCGGGGAAGGGTGCTGCCCATCGGGGGGCTCCGCGAGAAATCTATGGCGGCTCTCCGGGCCGGGATACAGCAGGTGATTATCCCGCGTAAGAACGAGAAGGATCTTCTGGAACTACCGCCCAAAGTGAAAAAGAACCTTGAATTCATCCCTGTTGAACGGATGGACGAGGTTCTCGATATTGCTCTGCTGCCGGCCGGAAAAGGTCGCAGGAAAAATACGGCCGGGAAGACGGCGGCCCGGAGTAAATCCGCCCCGGCGAAAAAGACCGTGAAGAAAAAAACGGGTCCCTTAAAGAAGACGGTGGTCCGAAAAAAAACGGCGGGGAAGCGTTCGAAGAAGTAA
- a CDS encoding LysR family transcriptional regulator: MIDTTLHIFYKAAQRLNFSEVAQEMYLTQPAVTFQIKKLESHLGTNLFYREKNRVALTEAGEVLYRHAKRILDCYEEAEREVGKISGTVQGRVLVGASTTMAEYILPRLFGQLKERYPRMEPLLMIGNSDRILDGVIRGTLDVGILAEEVVHRELHQEKILQDQLVLIAAPNHPIVREKKVTPEVLCRYPFIAREQGSGTRKETEIGLEKAGMHPRKLRISMRLERAEAIKGAVEADLGIAILSRWAIRKELRLGTLKIVPMQNVRLVRDFKLIRYKKKQLSPSQEHFVDFLRNYDWQNL; this comes from the coding sequence ATGATCGACACAACCCTTCATATCTTTTACAAGGCGGCACAAAGACTGAATTTTTCCGAAGTCGCACAGGAAATGTACCTGACTCAACCGGCCGTCACCTTCCAGATCAAAAAACTGGAGAGCCATCTCGGGACGAACCTTTTTTATCGTGAAAAAAACCGGGTCGCTCTCACCGAGGCGGGAGAGGTTCTCTATCGGCATGCAAAGAGGATCCTGGACTGTTATGAGGAGGCGGAAAGAGAGGTCGGAAAAATCAGTGGTACCGTACAGGGGCGCGTCCTCGTCGGTGCCAGCACCACCATGGCGGAATATATTCTGCCTCGCCTGTTCGGGCAACTCAAGGAACGCTATCCCCGGATGGAACCGCTGCTCATGATCGGCAATTCCGACCGGATCCTGGACGGTGTTATTCGCGGGACCCTCGATGTCGGAATCCTGGCCGAAGAAGTCGTACACCGGGAATTACATCAGGAAAAGATTCTGCAGGATCAACTGGTCCTCATTGCCGCCCCGAACCACCCCATTGTCCGGGAGAAAAAGGTCACACCGGAAGTCTTGTGCCGCTACCCCTTTATCGCGAGGGAACAGGGATCCGGAACGCGGAAGGAAACGGAAATCGGACTGGAAAAGGCGGGGATGCACCCCCGTAAGCTCCGCATTTCCATGCGGCTTGAACGCGCAGAGGCCATCAAGGGCGCCGTGGAGGCCGACCTGGGGATCGCGATTCTCTCCCGGTGGGCCATACGGAAAGAACTTCGTTTAGGCACCCTGAAGATCGTTCCGATGCAGAACGTACGGCTCGTGCGGGATTTCAAGCTGATCCGTTACAAAAAGAAGCAGCTTTCCCCCTCCCAGGAACATTTTGTTGATTTCCTGAGGAACTACGACTGGCAGAATCTGTAA
- the thiL gene encoding thiamine-phosphate kinase — MDRNRWSEFDVVRHLQRSVRTFSKGLQTGIGDDCAVISCGPDQDLLVTTDLLVEGVHFERRWFSLFQIGSKALRVALSDIAAMGGVPEYVFVGMALPPSVSADEGAKILKGIRETAELYKVTLAGGDLSRSGEGIVLDIILLGNAKRGKSILRSGARPGDQLFVSGALGDAALGLQLMKMEQGEDDRTDLPDRQRSPEPRMELGRILGEEGWATAMMDLSDGISSDLLRLCEASDVGAVLRLYDLPASVPLRSICATLALDSVPYLLHGGEDYELLFTVSADVRSTLEQADLPVPVTPVGEILPAKAGVWLEDPEGSRRPLLPQGYDHFR; from the coding sequence TTGGATCGGAACCGATGGTCTGAATTTGATGTTGTCCGGCATTTGCAGAGATCGGTACGGACCTTTTCCAAAGGGCTTCAGACCGGTATCGGCGATGACTGTGCCGTTATTTCCTGCGGGCCGGATCAGGATCTGCTGGTGACGACGGACCTCCTGGTCGAAGGGGTTCATTTTGAACGACGCTGGTTTTCTCTGTTCCAGATCGGCTCAAAAGCACTCCGGGTTGCGCTCAGTGATATTGCCGCCATGGGAGGGGTGCCGGAATATGTTTTCGTCGGCATGGCCCTCCCCCCGTCCGTTTCGGCAGATGAAGGGGCAAAGATCCTGAAGGGGATCCGGGAAACCGCCGAATTGTACAAGGTGACCCTCGCGGGCGGAGATCTCTCCCGCTCGGGCGAGGGGATTGTCCTGGACATTATTCTGTTAGGGAACGCAAAGAGGGGGAAGTCTATTTTGCGGAGCGGGGCCCGGCCGGGGGATCAGCTTTTTGTCAGCGGGGCACTGGGAGATGCCGCCCTGGGACTCCAGTTGATGAAGATGGAGCAGGGGGAGGACGACCGGACGGATCTGCCGGATCGGCAGCGGTCTCCGGAACCGCGCATGGAGCTGGGGCGCATACTTGGGGAGGAGGGATGGGCCACGGCCATGATGGATCTCAGCGACGGGATTTCTTCCGACCTACTCCGTCTTTGCGAGGCGAGTGACGTCGGTGCCGTTCTCCGTCTGTACGATCTGCCCGCGTCGGTTCCGCTGCGTTCAATCTGTGCCACCCTTGCCCTGGACTCTGTCCCCTATCTGCTGCACGGCGGGGAAGATTACGAACTCCTTTTTACCGTGTCGGCGGATGTACGGTCCACGCTGGAGCAGGCGGATCTTCCCGTACCCGTGACGCCGGTCGGAGAGATCCTTCCCGCGAAAGCGGGGGTGTGGCTGGAGGACCCGGAGGGGAGTCGACGGCCTCTTTTGCCGCAGGGGTATGACCATTTTCGGTAA
- a CDS encoding PEP-CTERM sorting domain-containing protein codes for MANFIEIFRGISRIWLSCIFSIFFVIICLEGVGDATLINFDGQLLFGPSWYAATTVRPQHLDVGGVQFDGGVVLTNIGLPTNASSVYATSDQVDSLLNPITISFSAPVSSYYLSLFNGIGHEIVYRVSDDAGHSVDVPLMSYSVSGGYATVGFDATNVNQVSIQTVVDATTLGLGNSWNFMIDEIGYNEVLPEGTISTETLPVPEPGGLLLLGSGLISLFVLRKK; via the coding sequence ATGGCGAATTTTATTGAAATCTTCAGAGGGATAAGTCGTATATGGTTATCATGCATTTTTTCGATTTTTTTCGTCATCATCTGTTTGGAAGGGGTGGGCGATGCGACTCTGATAAATTTCGACGGTCAATTACTGTTCGGGCCTTCCTGGTATGCAGCGACAACCGTAAGACCTCAGCATCTGGATGTCGGAGGTGTGCAGTTTGACGGTGGCGTGGTCTTGACGAATATTGGTCTTCCGACGAACGCCTCTTCTGTTTACGCAACTTCCGATCAGGTGGACAGTCTGTTGAATCCCATTACGATTTCTTTTTCAGCGCCGGTTTCAAGTTATTATTTGAGCCTTTTCAACGGAATCGGGCACGAGATTGTTTATCGTGTTTCGGATGATGCAGGTCATTCTGTTGATGTGCCGCTTATGTCTTACAGTGTTTCAGGCGGCTATGCCACGGTCGGTTTTGATGCTACGAATGTGAATCAGGTGTCAATTCAAACGGTGGTTGACGCAACAACGCTTGGTTTGGGGAATTCCTGGAACTTTATGATTGATGAAATTGGGTATAATGAGGTCCTCCCCGAAGGGACGATCAGTACGGAGACGCTCCCGGTTCCCGAACCGGGTGGTCTTCTCCTTCTTGGAAGCGGTCTTATCAGCCTGTTTGTTTTGCGAAAGAAATAG